The following proteins are encoded in a genomic region of uncultured Methanobrevibacter sp.:
- a CDS encoding elongation factor EF-2, translating into MSRRDKMIAKIKELMYEPDQIRNIGICAHIDHGKTTLSDNLLAGAGMISEELAGDQRFLDFDEQEQARGITIDAANVSMVHDYKEKEYLINLIDTPGHVDFGGDVTRAMRAVDGAVVVVCAVEGIMPQTETVFRQALKENVKPVLFINKVDRLINELKLEPEELQNRFLKIFMEANKLIRNMAPEDKKEEWKLDFTDGSVAFGSAYHNWAINVPTMQETGINFKDIIDYCNAENEKELAQKVPLSDVLLGMVVEHLPSPKVAQEYRVPNIWDGDIDSPAGECMVNTSPDGPLAVMVTNVSVDKHAGEIATGRVYGGAIEKGTEVYMVGSHGKSRVQQVGVYFGPERVNTDKVPAGNIVYVAGAKGAIAGETLCSPDHKIKEFEGLEHISEPVVTVAVEAKNTKDLPKLIEVLRQTGKEDPTVKIDINEETGEHLVSGMGELHLEVIGYRINEKGVDITTSEPIVVYRETVRQLSPQVEGKSPNKHNRFYITVEPIEPELYNAIQDGDIKEGRVKGKESANDFMEYGLDKEEARRVWAVHNRSIFLNMTRGIQYLDEVKELLLEGFESTLESGPLGEEISMGLKFKLHDAKLHEDAVHRGPAQVLPAIRNAILGSMMLAEPALLEPMQKVVIDTPNDYMGACTREIQNRRGQIVNMGQEGDMARIESKVPVAEMFGFAGDIRSAAEGRCLWSTEIAGFEPLPREMQNQIVKEIRQRKGLSAEPFPASHYLGDL; encoded by the coding sequence TTGAGTAGAAGAGACAAAATGATTGCAAAAATCAAAGAATTAATGTATGAACCAGATCAAATCAGAAACATTGGTATCTGTGCTCACATCGATCACGGTAAAACCACTTTATCTGATAACCTCTTAGCAGGTGCAGGAATGATTTCCGAAGAACTTGCTGGTGACCAAAGATTCTTGGATTTTGACGAACAAGAACAAGCTCGTGGTATCACTATCGATGCAGCTAACGTATCCATGGTACACGATTACAAAGAAAAAGAATACTTAATTAACTTAATCGATACTCCAGGTCACGTTGACTTCGGTGGGGACGTAACTCGTGCTATGAGAGCTGTAGATGGTGCAGTAGTTGTAGTTTGTGCTGTAGAAGGTATCATGCCTCAAACTGAAACTGTATTCAGACAAGCATTAAAAGAAAACGTTAAACCAGTTTTATTCATTAACAAAGTTGACAGATTAATCAACGAGTTAAAATTAGAACCTGAAGAGTTACAAAACAGATTCTTAAAAATCTTCATGGAAGCTAACAAGTTAATCAGAAACATGGCTCCTGAAGACAAAAAAGAAGAATGGAAATTAGACTTCACTGATGGTAGTGTAGCATTCGGTTCCGCATACCACAACTGGGCTATTAACGTCCCAACTATGCAAGAAACTGGAATTAACTTCAAAGACATTATTGATTACTGTAATGCTGAAAACGAAAAAGAATTAGCTCAAAAAGTACCTTTATCCGATGTATTATTAGGTATGGTAGTAGAACACTTACCTTCACCTAAAGTAGCACAAGAATACAGGGTACCTAACATCTGGGATGGAGACATCGACTCACCTGCTGGTGAATGTATGGTCAACACTTCCCCTGACGGACCTTTAGCTGTAATGGTTACCAACGTATCTGTAGATAAACACGCTGGTGAAATCGCTACCGGTAGGGTATACGGTGGAGCTATCGAAAAAGGTACAGAAGTATATATGGTTGGATCTCACGGTAAATCCAGAGTACAACAAGTAGGTGTATACTTCGGTCCTGAAAGAGTTAACACCGATAAGGTTCCTGCAGGTAACATTGTATATGTTGCTGGTGCAAAAGGAGCTATCGCTGGTGAAACCTTATGTTCCCCTGATCACAAGATTAAAGAGTTCGAAGGTTTAGAACACATTTCAGAACCAGTAGTTACCGTTGCTGTAGAAGCTAAAAATACCAAAGACTTACCAAAATTAATTGAAGTATTAAGACAAACTGGTAAAGAAGACCCTACAGTTAAAATTGATATTAACGAAGAAACCGGTGAACACTTAGTATCCGGTATGGGTGAGCTTCACTTAGAAGTTATCGGTTACAGAATCAACGAAAAAGGTGTAGACATCACTACATCCGAACCTATTGTTGTATACAGGGAAACTGTAAGACAATTATCTCCACAAGTTGAAGGTAAATCCCCTAACAAACACAACAGATTCTACATTACTGTTGAACCTATTGAACCTGAACTCTATAACGCAATCCAAGATGGTGACATCAAAGAAGGTAGAGTAAAAGGTAAAGAATCAGCTAACGACTTTATGGAATACGGTTTAGATAAAGAAGAAGCTAGAAGAGTATGGGCTGTTCACAACAGAAGTATCTTCCTTAACATGACTCGTGGTATTCAATACTTGGATGAAGTAAAAGAGTTATTACTTGAAGGATTCGAATCCACTTTAGAAAGCGGTCCTTTAGGTGAAGAAATCTCCATGGGATTAAAATTCAAACTCCATGACGCAAAACTTCACGAAGACGCAGTTCACAGAGGACCTGCACAAGTATTACCTGCTATCAGGAACGCTATCTTAGGTTCCATGATGCTTGCTGAACCTGCATTACTTGAACCAATGCAAAAAGTAGTTATTGACACTCCTAATGATTACATGGGTGCATGTACTCGTGAAATCCAAAACAGAAGAGGTCAAATCGTCAACATGGGTCAAGAAGGAGATATGGCAAGAATCGAATCTAAAGTGCCTGTAGCTGAAATGTTTGGTTTCGCTGGAGATATCAGATCTGCT
- a CDS encoding 30S ribosomal protein S7 — MSKLFNKWDLDEVKVEDLGLVKYICLDETLVPHTSGRHVKRQFAKSKVSIVERLMNKIMRTHLNSGKKNKAYNIVKDALEIINKRTKKNPVQVLVTAVENTAPREETTRIKYGGIGYQVAVDISPQRRVDLSLGFLTRGTLQSSFKNRKSVAECLADELILASEEDSRSFALQKAEEKERVAKAAH, encoded by the coding sequence TAAATGGGATCTCGATGAAGTAAAAGTTGAGGACTTAGGTTTAGTAAAATATATCTGCTTAGATGAAACTTTAGTTCCACATACTTCTGGAAGACACGTAAAAAGACAATTCGCAAAATCTAAAGTATCTATTGTTGAAAGATTAATGAACAAAATCATGAGAACTCATCTCAACTCAGGTAAGAAAAACAAAGCTTACAACATCGTAAAAGATGCTTTAGAAATCATTAATAAAAGAACTAAAAAGAATCCAGTTCAAGTTTTAGTTACTGCAGTTGAAAACACTGCACCTCGTGAAGAAACTACCCGTATCAAATACGGTGGTATTGGATACCAAGTAGCAGTCGACATTTCTCCACAAAGGAGAGTTGACTTATCCTTAGGTTTCTTGACCAGAGGTACTTTACAATCTTCATTCAAAAACAGAAAATCTGTTGCTGAATGTTTAGCTGACGAATTAATTCTTGCATCTGAAGAAGATTCAAGAAGCTTTGCTTTACAAAAAGCTGAAGAGAAAGAAAGAGTTGCTAAAGCAGCACACTAA